A DNA window from Arachis duranensis cultivar V14167 chromosome 3, aradu.V14167.gnm2.J7QH, whole genome shotgun sequence contains the following coding sequences:
- the LOC107480097 gene encoding sialyltransferase-like protein 2 isoform X1, translating into MKVLQLGLMLALICGFAAISIYITGISQFSVCMYVSRRYQLTDEDTEALLSLHDTFEKCVSANGLGLKAAKGSDYCQTTITFPRDTIPKWKDPKTGELEALSFDFNLCEAVATWEQVRNSTTILTKEFIDSLPNGWEEYAWRRINKGILLNRCQNKTLCLEKLSLVLPETPPYFPRQFGRCAVIGNSGDLLKTKFGQEIDGYDVVIRENGAPIQNYTEYVGRKSTFRLLNRGSAKALDKVVELDEQRKEALIIKTTIHDIMNQMIRVCSLVKRNHFSKILFSFGYKNVILQLFVSCIPAVSLIFDSVDMYGFTVDPGYKEWTRYFSESRQGHTPLHGRAYYQMMECLGLIKIHSPMRADPNRVVKWVPSNHMIRDARIASEKLLGRVGAGSGNPLSACSIIKRQVKRNPDTISKLRKAAQDHMRYVKSTTMYPLEHNPGHGLLCTVPSAK; encoded by the exons ATGAAGGTTCTGCAATTGGGCTTGATGCTCGCTCTGATCTGTGGATTTGCAGCTATTTCCATCTACATCACTGGAATCTCTCAATTCtctgtatgtatgtatgtat CTCGCAGGTATCAGCTTACAGATGAAGACACGGAAGCATTGCTTTCTCTGCATGACACTTTCGAGAAGTGCGTG AGTGCAAATGGACTTGGGTTGAAAGCAGCCAAGGGAAGTGATTATTGCCAAACCACTATAACCTTTCCCCGTGACACTATCCCTAAATGG AAAGATCCCAAGACTGGTGAACTTGAAGCTCTATCGTTTGATTTTAATCTCTGTGAAGCTGTGGCTACTTGGGAACAG GTTCGGAACAGTACTACTATATTGACCAAGGAATTTATTGATTCTTTACCAAATGGATGGGAAGAATATGCTTGGCGTAGGATCAATAAAGGAATACTTCT TAACCGCTGCCAGAACAAGACCTTGTGCTTGGAGAAACTTTCACTTGTGCTTCCTGAAACACCACCATACTTCCCAAGGCAGTTTGGGCGCTGTGCTGTTATTGGTAATTCGGGAGAtctattgaaaacaaaatttggGCAGGAGATAGATGGTTATGATGTTGTCATAAGGGAAAATGGTGCTCCAATACAG AATTACACTGAGTATGTGGGTCGGAAAAGCACATTTCGCCTTCTGAACCGAGGATCTGCCAAAGCGTTGGATAAAGTTGTTGAATTAGATG AACAAAGGAAAGAGGCTTTGATAATAAAAACAACGATTCATGACATCATGAACCAAATGATTCGGGTATGTTCCCTTGTCAAAAGAAACcatttttctaaaattcttttctcttttgggtataaaaatgttattttacaATTGTTTGTATCATGCATTCCAGCAGTTTCTCTTATCTTTGATTCTGTGGATATGTATGGTTTCACTGTGGATCCTGGGTATAAAGAATG GACAAGATATTTCTCCGAATCTCGTCAAGGCCATACCCCATTGCACGGTAGAGCTTACTACCAAATGATGGAATGCTTGGGA CTTATCAAAATCCATTCTCCCATGCGAGCTGATCCGAACCGTGTTGTAAAATGGGTTCCAAGCAACCACATGATAAGGGATGCCAGGATTGCCTCAGAGAAGTTATTGGg GAGAGTTGGAGCAGGATCTGGAAATCCATTGAGTGCATGTTCCATTATTAAGAGGCAAGTTAAAAGAAATCCagatacaatttcaaagctcaGAAAGGCAGCACAGGATCATATGAGGTATGTGAAGAGCACAACCATGTATCCACTAGAGCATAATCCTGGACATGGGTTACTATGCACCGTGCCTTCTGCCAAGTGA
- the LOC107480097 gene encoding sialyltransferase-like protein 2 isoform X2: MKVLQLGLMLALICGFAAISIYITGISQFSVSRRYQLTDEDTEALLSLHDTFEKCVSANGLGLKAAKGSDYCQTTITFPRDTIPKWKDPKTGELEALSFDFNLCEAVATWEQVRNSTTILTKEFIDSLPNGWEEYAWRRINKGILLNRCQNKTLCLEKLSLVLPETPPYFPRQFGRCAVIGNSGDLLKTKFGQEIDGYDVVIRENGAPIQNYTEYVGRKSTFRLLNRGSAKALDKVVELDEQRKEALIIKTTIHDIMNQMIRVCSLVKRNHFSKILFSFGYKNVILQLFVSCIPAVSLIFDSVDMYGFTVDPGYKEWTRYFSESRQGHTPLHGRAYYQMMECLGLIKIHSPMRADPNRVVKWVPSNHMIRDARIASEKLLGRVGAGSGNPLSACSIIKRQVKRNPDTISKLRKAAQDHMRYVKSTTMYPLEHNPGHGLLCTVPSAK, translated from the exons ATGAAGGTTCTGCAATTGGGCTTGATGCTCGCTCTGATCTGTGGATTTGCAGCTATTTCCATCTACATCACTGGAATCTCTCAATTCtctgtat CTCGCAGGTATCAGCTTACAGATGAAGACACGGAAGCATTGCTTTCTCTGCATGACACTTTCGAGAAGTGCGTG AGTGCAAATGGACTTGGGTTGAAAGCAGCCAAGGGAAGTGATTATTGCCAAACCACTATAACCTTTCCCCGTGACACTATCCCTAAATGG AAAGATCCCAAGACTGGTGAACTTGAAGCTCTATCGTTTGATTTTAATCTCTGTGAAGCTGTGGCTACTTGGGAACAG GTTCGGAACAGTACTACTATATTGACCAAGGAATTTATTGATTCTTTACCAAATGGATGGGAAGAATATGCTTGGCGTAGGATCAATAAAGGAATACTTCT TAACCGCTGCCAGAACAAGACCTTGTGCTTGGAGAAACTTTCACTTGTGCTTCCTGAAACACCACCATACTTCCCAAGGCAGTTTGGGCGCTGTGCTGTTATTGGTAATTCGGGAGAtctattgaaaacaaaatttggGCAGGAGATAGATGGTTATGATGTTGTCATAAGGGAAAATGGTGCTCCAATACAG AATTACACTGAGTATGTGGGTCGGAAAAGCACATTTCGCCTTCTGAACCGAGGATCTGCCAAAGCGTTGGATAAAGTTGTTGAATTAGATG AACAAAGGAAAGAGGCTTTGATAATAAAAACAACGATTCATGACATCATGAACCAAATGATTCGGGTATGTTCCCTTGTCAAAAGAAACcatttttctaaaattcttttctcttttgggtataaaaatgttattttacaATTGTTTGTATCATGCATTCCAGCAGTTTCTCTTATCTTTGATTCTGTGGATATGTATGGTTTCACTGTGGATCCTGGGTATAAAGAATG GACAAGATATTTCTCCGAATCTCGTCAAGGCCATACCCCATTGCACGGTAGAGCTTACTACCAAATGATGGAATGCTTGGGA CTTATCAAAATCCATTCTCCCATGCGAGCTGATCCGAACCGTGTTGTAAAATGGGTTCCAAGCAACCACATGATAAGGGATGCCAGGATTGCCTCAGAGAAGTTATTGGg GAGAGTTGGAGCAGGATCTGGAAATCCATTGAGTGCATGTTCCATTATTAAGAGGCAAGTTAAAAGAAATCCagatacaatttcaaagctcaGAAAGGCAGCACAGGATCATATGAGGTATGTGAAGAGCACAACCATGTATCCACTAGAGCATAATCCTGGACATGGGTTACTATGCACCGTGCCTTCTGCCAAGTGA
- the LOC107480054 gene encoding transcription factor bHLH76: MEAFSTFPSSSYHNHYPILLDSSSLFIPNNTTTTTPPPIKLYSSLHHDHHMINTTADTTSPHYPLIPPPNHQLFQLHTSSLDTSSVDQSSKVVAATTKSYNSSADPSPPFLSHNHSPESSVVENGDQVTQNTPPPINMADNKRKTTSNSSSFNNNKELSAGREGRSSKKQRKSNNGGSGVKKGEEKEKEEAPTATGYIHVRARRGQATDSHSLAERVRREKISERMKMLQRLVPGCDKVTGKALVLDEIINYVQSLQNQVEFLSMKLASVSPFFFDFAMDLDNDNNNGHLVRPLDQNVQNQKISSIGSTPALASVPQCSTNQVTPFADTTTMTTTTGTTTFPGANNNNSDYLLDYSSTSPVFLQGQRSSNVFSEYTGGQFWEVEEDQRQKQLLHPYGLGSNLGSLN, encoded by the exons ATGGAAGCTTTTTctacttttccttcttcttcttaccATAATCACTACCCAATTCTTCTTGACtcgtcatcactcttcatcccCAATAACACTACTACTACTACCCCTCCTCCAATAAAGCTTTATTCTTCTCTTCATCATGATCATCATATGATCAACACTACTGCTGATACTACTAGTCCCCATTATCCTCTTATTCCACCACCTAATCACCAACTCTTTCAACTTCATACATCTTCTTTGGATACTAGCTCTGTTGATCAAAGCTCCAAGGTTGTTGCTGCTACCACCAAAAGTTACAACAGTAGTGCTgatccttctcctccttttctCTCACATAACCACAGCCCTGAGTCCTCTGTGGTTGAAAACGGTGACCAAGTCACTCAGAACACTCCTCCTCCTATTAACATGGCGGACAACAAGCGGAAAACTACCTCTAACTCCTCTTCCTTCAACAACAATAAG GAGTTGTCAGCAGGTAGAGAAGGGAGAAGTAGCAAGAAACAAAGGAAGAGTAATAATGGTGGGAGTGGGGTGAAGAAGGGAgaggagaaggaaaaagaagaggCTCCAACAGCAACAGGGTATATCCACGTTAGAGCAAGAAGGGGCCAAGCAACTGATAGCCACAGCCTTGCTGAAAGG GTGAGAAGGGAGAAGATAAgtgagaggatgaagatgttgCAACGACTTGTGCCAGGCTGTGATAAG GTAACCGGAAAGGCCCTTGTGTTGGACGAGATCATCAATTATGTTCAGTCCCTACAAAATCAAGTAGAG TTCTTGTCAATGAAGCTTGCTTCAGTCAGCCCCTTCTTCTTTGACTTTGCAATGGACCTAGATAATGATAACAATAATGGCCACTTGGTTAGACCACTGGATCAG AACGTTCAGAATCAGAAGATAAGCAGCATAGGATCAACACCAGCACTGGCATCAGTACCACAATGCAGCACAAACCAGGTTACACCCTTTGCTGATACAACCACCATGACCACTACCACCGGTACCACCACCTTTCCCGgtgctaataataataacagtGACTATCTTTTGGATTATTCATCAACATCACCAGTTTTCCTACAAGGACAGAGGTCATCAAATGTCTTCTCTGAG TATACCGGTGGTCAATTCTGGGAAGTAGAAGAAGACCAACGACAAAAGCAGCTTCTTCATCCATATGGACTTGGCAGCAACTTAGGTTCCTTGAATTAA